GCAATTGTTCCGTTATTTAAAAGCAATCTTACTTCAGGCGGTTTTATGTTTTTATTGCTAGGCGGAATATTATATACCTTAGGTGCTGTTATATATGTTTTGGGGCACAAGCTTAAGTTAAAATATATGCATTCTATTTGGCATTTGTTTGTACTGGCTGGAAGCATTATGCAATTTTTCTCTATCTTTTTCTATGTGATATAAAGCTGTATGAATTTACTTGATATAAAAGGTTTAGGTGAAAAAAGGCTGAATATTCTTAATGATGTCGGAATCTTTGACATCAATGACTTATGCGCCTTTTTTCCAAAAGAATATTTTGATACAACACTGTGTTCAGTCGATTCTTGTGATGACGGCGACTATGTCTTGTTGTCTGCAAAAATAACGGCAGTGCCAGTAACCAAATTTGCAAGAAAAGGGTTTAATTACACAATAATATCAGCAAAATGCAATCTATCAGGAATTAATTTTAAAATCATTTATTATAATCGCCCATATTTATCTAAAAGTCTAAAACAGGATCAGGATTATCTGATTTTTGGACAAGCCAGTGTCTCCAAAGATGTTACCGTTCTTAATCCTATAATGGAGTTATCAGATAATCCTAAGCAGCTAAAAGGAATAATAACGGTTTATAATAGAATTAAAGGTATTCCTTCAAATGCTTTGAGAGATTTTATTAAGTATGCTTTACCAAAATTAGAAGTACACTCTATACTAACAGATGAGCAGAAAAGGAAATATGAGCTAATTGATCTCAAAAAAGCATATAATATTTTGCATTATCCCAAAAGTTTACAAGAAATAGAGCAGGCTACAAAAACCGTAGCGATAGAAGAACTTACAAAAACAATTACTGCATTTTGGCTGTTAAAAAATTATGATAAAAAATATCGTTCTTTTCAGTATGTTGATGTTTCAAAAAATATAAATCAAAAAATAATTGAGCTTCCCTATGAATTGACCTCTGATCAGATCAATGCTCTTAACGATATTTTGACTGATTTTTCTAAGCCTGAAATTATGAACAGACTTATTGAAGGGGATGTTGGTTCAGGAAAAAGCATTGTTGCCTTTATGGCGTTGTACTATGTCGTTCTTAACGGAAAACAAGGCATAATTATGGCGCCTACTGAAATCTTAGCAAGACAGCATTATATCAATTTAAAAAAGCTGTTTCCTGAGCTTAATATCACATTTTTGTCTTCAGGACTAAAAAAAGAAGAAAAAGAAAATGCCTTGCTTGAGATAAAAACATCTTCACAAATAATTGTGGGTACTCATTCATTGTTTCAAGAGGGAGTTATTTTCAAAAATCCTACGCTGGCTGTAATTGATGAGCAGCATCGCTTTGGAGTATCTCAAAGAAAAGCACTAGAAGACAAAGGCGAGACTATGGATATTTTGCTTTTGTCTGCAACACCTATACCGCGAACATTGTCATTGGTCGTTTATGGCGATTTGGATATAAGCTTTATAAAAACAAATCCAAAATCAAGAGCTGGTGTTGAAACTAAATTCGTGCCCCAAAAT
Above is a window of Clostridia bacterium DNA encoding:
- a CDS encoding ATP-dependent DNA helicase RecG; amino-acid sequence: MNLLDIKGLGEKRLNILNDVGIFDINDLCAFFPKEYFDTTLCSVDSCDDGDYVLLSAKITAVPVTKFARKGFNYTIISAKCNLSGINFKIIYYNRPYLSKSLKQDQDYLIFGQASVSKDVTVLNPIMELSDNPKQLKGIITVYNRIKGIPSNALRDFIKYALPKLEVHSILTDEQKRKYELIDLKKAYNILHYPKSLQEIEQATKTVAIEELTKTITAFWLLKNYDKKYRSFQYVDVSKNINQKIIELPYELTSDQINALNDILTDFSKPEIMNRLIEGDVGSGKSIVAFMALYYVVLNGKQGIIMAPTEILARQHYINLKKLFPELNITFLSSGLKKEEKENALLEIKTSSQIIVGTHSLFQEGVIFKNPTLAVIDEQHRFGVSQRKALEDKGETMDILLLSATPIPRTLSLVVYGDLDISFIKTNPKSRAGVETKFVPQNKIQDMFDYIIDQASKNIQTYIVAPKIEDEDEFSGVSAQSLYETLLKRLKGLKVGLIHGKMKESQKAKIMNDFKLQKIDVLVSTTVIEVGIDVPSAAIMVIFDAHKFGLSQLHQLRGRIGRGSIKGYCFLVSNCRNPDSLKRLEVFKKNHDGFFLAEYDMTVRGMGDFLGTRQHGLAGVFNNLKIKPEWVNISKELSDQILNNCNNDNKKTKQIIDFIGYKYQKLLKNVTLN
- a CDS encoding hemolysin III family protein; translated protein: AAILSIVLTAIDLKKYEKINLLCYIAMGWCIVIAIVPLFKSNLTSGGFMFLLLGGILYTLGAVIYVLGHKLKLKYMHSIWHLFVLAGSIMQFFSIFFYVI